In a single window of the Arthrobacter sp. StoSoilA2 genome:
- a CDS encoding TIM barrel protein — protein MSTGIAGSGIELGITLYSLTSEFAAGLYTPETLIKAVADEGLGPGVEFNIAQMLRTYPDVDDDFVKLWRDSMDRYGLTPSAVGTNLDMGRRKDRDMTPDEEFDFFARQLKTANTLGFHRIVIRSAGKELLRRLLPLAEKYDQKLGYEIHAPQGPNDPKILQIREMYDELGSDRLGFTADFSSTMHSLSPTLFRTLTQMGLPEEHFAVMQDIWRKPLPMQERNQEFEDYLRSNNFDPANLGPFTRLAFNMHGLVAPEEWLDIMPQMFHVHAKFYDIDENGNEPAMDIPRIVRQFVKGGYTGFLSSEWEGHAFADLGESDPIDLVKKQHALMRRAIEDSVVPA, from the coding sequence ATGTCTACAGGCATCGCAGGCTCGGGCATCGAGCTTGGCATCACCCTCTACTCACTGACCTCTGAATTTGCAGCAGGCCTTTACACTCCCGAGACGCTCATCAAGGCCGTGGCCGACGAAGGGCTCGGTCCCGGCGTCGAATTCAACATCGCGCAGATGCTGCGCACCTACCCTGATGTCGACGACGACTTCGTCAAGCTCTGGCGCGACAGCATGGACCGGTACGGGCTGACGCCCAGCGCTGTGGGAACCAACCTGGACATGGGCCGCCGCAAGGACCGGGACATGACTCCCGACGAGGAATTCGACTTCTTTGCGCGTCAGCTGAAGACCGCGAACACGCTCGGCTTCCACAGGATCGTCATCCGTTCGGCAGGCAAGGAACTGCTGCGCCGGCTGCTGCCCCTCGCTGAGAAGTACGACCAGAAGCTCGGCTACGAAATCCACGCACCCCAGGGTCCGAACGACCCCAAGATCCTCCAGATCCGGGAGATGTACGACGAACTCGGCAGCGACCGCCTTGGTTTCACGGCTGACTTCAGTTCGACCATGCACAGCCTGTCGCCCACGCTGTTCCGGACGCTCACGCAAATGGGGCTGCCGGAAGAGCACTTCGCAGTCATGCAGGACATCTGGCGAAAGCCGCTGCCGATGCAGGAACGCAACCAGGAATTCGAGGACTACCTCCGCTCCAACAACTTCGATCCCGCAAACCTGGGGCCGTTCACCCGCCTGGCGTTCAACATGCATGGCCTGGTGGCACCCGAGGAATGGTTGGACATCATGCCGCAAATGTTCCACGTGCACGCCAAGTTCTACGACATTGACGAGAACGGCAATGAGCCGGCCATGGACATTCCGCGCATCGTCCGCCAGTTCGTCAAGGGCGGCTACACAGGCTTCCTGTCCAGCGAATGGGAGGGCCACGCCTTTGCCGACCTCGGCGAATCGGACCCGATCGACCTCGTCAAGAAGCAGCACGCACTCATGCGGCGCGCCATTGAAGACTCCGTAGTACCGGCCTAG
- a CDS encoding nuclear transport factor 2 family protein yields the protein MPAIDTDLSAEIQQLRMELQEARRLARRANDRGEIENLFNRYMYLHNAFQDEQIIPLWVKPGTPGIRARYTNAGQYTDYESVIRYHRNRPNPVGKLILHYTTTPVIEVADDGETAKGVWIMTGNESGLTDPEVAKESPDYMYSPGEVQGKKVWAHWVWCKYAVDFLRQDGEWKIWKFRCYELLRAPFEENWISFAEKNQHAFALDLMYFGDDGKPVFMPPADEPVPAEYHPYNPSARQTLEPQPPIPHPTFTETFE from the coding sequence ATGCCAGCAATCGATACTGACCTCAGCGCGGAGATCCAGCAGCTCCGGATGGAACTGCAGGAAGCCCGGCGCTTGGCACGCCGCGCGAACGACCGCGGCGAGATCGAGAACCTCTTCAACCGCTACATGTACCTGCACAACGCATTCCAGGACGAGCAGATCATTCCCCTGTGGGTAAAGCCGGGAACTCCCGGAATCCGCGCCAGGTACACCAACGCGGGCCAGTACACGGACTACGAAAGTGTCATCCGCTACCACCGGAACCGCCCGAATCCCGTAGGAAAGCTGATCCTGCACTACACCACAACCCCGGTCATCGAGGTCGCGGACGACGGCGAAACCGCCAAGGGCGTATGGATCATGACCGGCAACGAATCCGGGCTGACGGATCCCGAGGTGGCAAAGGAAAGTCCGGACTACATGTACTCGCCAGGCGAAGTACAAGGCAAGAAGGTCTGGGCCCATTGGGTCTGGTGCAAGTACGCCGTGGACTTCCTCCGCCAGGACGGTGAATGGAAGATCTGGAAGTTCCGCTGCTACGAACTCCTTCGGGCGCCCTTCGAAGAAAACTGGATCAGCTTCGCCGAGAAGAACCAGCACGCCTTCGCCCTGGACCTTATGTACTTCGGCGACGACGGCAAACCCGTTTTCATGCCGCCTGCGGACGAGCCGGTGCCAGCCGAGTACCACCCGTACAACCCATCGGCCAGGCAGACACTGGAGCCGCAGCCGCCCATACCCCACCCAACCTTCACCGAGACTTTTGAGTAA
- a CDS encoding DUF6379 domain-containing protein, with translation MATHNSLFQDADVRRHPEGISVSVQLPWYRSLWLSAVDDVAATVNGVEIPKSALRFELQGRSYSIEELPDQWETLWFVADKPDIIIPLDCVPDSGEEIDVEVTLTLRLLYMQIAPMHYVGNRVAVERKVVLA, from the coding sequence ATGGCAACCCACAACTCCCTTTTCCAGGACGCTGACGTCCGCCGGCACCCCGAGGGTATCTCTGTCTCCGTGCAGTTGCCTTGGTACCGCAGCCTGTGGCTCTCCGCCGTCGACGACGTCGCAGCCACGGTCAACGGCGTGGAAATCCCCAAGTCTGCGCTGCGGTTCGAGCTGCAGGGACGCTCGTATTCAATCGAGGAACTCCCGGACCAGTGGGAGACCCTCTGGTTCGTCGCTGACAAGCCGGACATCATCATCCCACTGGACTGCGTGCCCGACTCAGGTGAGGAGATCGACGTCGAGGTTACCCTCACCCTGCGCCTGCTTTACATGCAGATCGCACCCATGCACTACGTGGGCAACCGCGTGGCGGTAGAGCGCAAGGTTGTGCTCGCATGA
- a CDS encoding Gfo/Idh/MocA family oxidoreductase has product MTSLRVAMIGYGFMGAAHSQGWRTAPRVFDLPADAEMAVIVGRDAAAVAKAASKWGWAESATDWREVIARDDIDVVDIVTPGDSHAEIAIAALDAGKHVLCEKPLANTVAEAEAMAAAADRAAARGVKAMVGFTYRRVPAVTFLRQLIAEGVVGRIAHVRASYRQDWLVDPDMPLAWRLQKEHAGSGALGDIGAHAIDLVEFVTGMDVEQVSGVLDTIVKQRPLLGSGSGLSGKAAAGYGQVTVDDIAIFTGRLASGALASFEATRFATGRKNALAIEISGDKGALAFDLEDLNSIQFYDRTAPADQQGFRKILVTEPVHPYVAAWWPAGHMLGYEHGFSHQVKDLVEGIVRNTDPHPTFADGLRVQRVLDAVERSSNNDSVWTRVAADVPVHS; this is encoded by the coding sequence ATGACAAGCCTGCGGGTGGCCATGATCGGGTACGGGTTCATGGGAGCAGCCCACTCACAAGGCTGGCGAACGGCTCCCCGGGTTTTCGACCTTCCGGCAGACGCCGAGATGGCCGTGATCGTGGGCCGTGATGCCGCCGCCGTAGCAAAAGCCGCCAGTAAATGGGGCTGGGCCGAATCGGCAACGGACTGGCGCGAGGTCATCGCACGCGACGACATCGACGTCGTGGACATCGTGACGCCCGGCGATTCCCACGCGGAGATCGCCATTGCCGCGTTGGATGCAGGCAAGCACGTCCTGTGCGAGAAGCCCCTGGCCAACACCGTGGCCGAAGCCGAGGCGATGGCTGCGGCTGCTGACCGTGCCGCTGCGCGGGGTGTGAAGGCCATGGTGGGTTTCACGTACCGTCGGGTTCCGGCCGTGACGTTCCTGCGTCAGCTTATCGCCGAGGGCGTGGTGGGCCGGATCGCGCACGTCCGTGCCTCGTACCGCCAGGACTGGCTGGTGGATCCGGACATGCCGTTGGCATGGCGGCTCCAGAAAGAGCACGCGGGTTCCGGCGCGTTGGGGGACATCGGAGCCCACGCCATTGACTTGGTGGAGTTCGTCACCGGCATGGACGTGGAACAGGTATCCGGTGTGCTGGACACGATCGTCAAACAGAGGCCGCTGCTTGGCAGCGGATCGGGGCTCTCCGGAAAGGCCGCTGCCGGGTATGGGCAAGTCACCGTGGATGACATCGCCATCTTCACGGGCCGCTTGGCGTCCGGGGCGCTTGCCTCCTTCGAGGCCACGCGCTTTGCGACCGGGCGAAAGAATGCGCTCGCGATTGAGATTTCCGGGGACAAGGGTGCTTTGGCTTTCGACCTCGAAGACCTGAACAGCATCCAGTTCTACGATCGGACCGCCCCTGCCGACCAGCAGGGATTCCGGAAGATTCTGGTCACCGAGCCCGTGCACCCCTACGTGGCAGCCTGGTGGCCGGCCGGACACATGTTGGGCTACGAGCATGGCTTCTCCCATCAGGTCAAGGACCTGGTGGAGGGCATTGTCCGGAACACGGACCCGCACCCCACATTTGCCGATGGCCTGCGGGTCCAGCGTGTACTGGATGCAGTGGAACGCAGCTCCAACAACGATTCTGTATGGACCCGCGTCGCCGCCGACGTTCCGGTCCATTCGTAG
- a CDS encoding sugar phosphate isomerase/epimerase family protein, whose translation MARSITLFTGQWADLPFEEVARLAGEWGYDGLEIACWGDHLDPWRWDDDAYVQDKLDVLERNGLKAWTIANHLKGQAVCDDPIDQRHREILPDVVWGDGDPEGVRRRAAEEMKNTARLAAKLGVKTVTGFTGSSIWKYVAMFPPASEKMIDAGYQDFADRWNPILDVFDEVGVRFAHEVHPSEIAYDYWTTQRTLEAIGHRESFGLNWDPSHMVWQDIDPVGFLWDFRDRVYHVHCKDTKKRLGNGRNGRLSSHLPWADPRRGWDFISTGHGDVPWEDAFRMLNAIDYKGPLSVEWEDAGMDRLVGAPEALGFVRKLSSYEPSAAAFDAAFSTK comes from the coding sequence ATGGCACGATCAATCACCCTGTTCACTGGGCAGTGGGCGGATTTGCCGTTCGAAGAGGTCGCCCGGCTCGCTGGAGAGTGGGGCTATGACGGGCTTGAAATCGCGTGCTGGGGCGACCACCTTGACCCGTGGCGATGGGACGACGACGCCTACGTCCAGGACAAGCTCGACGTCCTGGAACGCAATGGCCTTAAGGCATGGACCATCGCCAACCACCTCAAGGGACAAGCGGTCTGCGACGATCCCATCGACCAGCGGCACCGGGAGATCCTCCCGGATGTCGTGTGGGGCGACGGTGATCCTGAAGGCGTGCGACGCCGTGCTGCCGAGGAAATGAAGAACACGGCCCGGCTGGCCGCCAAGCTTGGCGTCAAGACGGTCACGGGTTTTACGGGCTCGTCTATTTGGAAGTACGTGGCCATGTTCCCGCCGGCCAGTGAAAAGATGATCGACGCCGGATACCAGGACTTCGCGGACAGGTGGAACCCCATCCTGGACGTCTTCGACGAGGTGGGTGTTCGCTTCGCCCATGAAGTGCATCCGTCCGAGATCGCCTACGACTACTGGACCACGCAGAGGACCTTGGAGGCGATCGGCCACCGGGAGTCCTTCGGCCTGAACTGGGACCCGAGCCACATGGTCTGGCAGGACATCGACCCCGTCGGATTCCTTTGGGACTTCCGCGATCGCGTCTACCACGTGCACTGCAAGGACACGAAGAAGCGCCTCGGCAACGGCCGGAATGGCCGGCTGTCCTCGCACCTGCCCTGGGCCGATCCTCGTCGGGGTTGGGATTTCATCTCAACAGGCCACGGAGATGTTCCTTGGGAGGACGCCTTCCGGATGCTGAACGCGATTGATTACAAAGGCCCGTTGTCCGTCGAATGGGAAGACGCCGGAATGGATCGCCTGGTCGGTGCCCCCGAGGCGCTGGGCTTCGTCAGGAAGCTCTCCTCCTATGAGCCGTCCGCTGCGGCTTTCGACGCCGCTTTCAGCACCAAGTAA